The following coding sequences are from one Triticum dicoccoides isolate Atlit2015 ecotype Zavitan chromosome 4A, WEW_v2.0, whole genome shotgun sequence window:
- the LOC119285672 gene encoding divinyl chlorophyllide a 8-vinyl-reductase, chloroplastic-like: MAALLLSSRLPTSTATASIAAPRPTPCSLSCPLTAAKACRRGGCILASSATSPPRASPAAAQPFRSLPPSETTIVVTGAMGYIGRFVVRELLRRGHPVVAVTRPRSGIRGKNSREEVVSDLAPARVVFSDVTDPGALLADLSGYCPIHAVVCCLASGGGGVQDSWRVDYRATLHTLQAARSLGAAHFVFLSAVCVQNPLLEFQHAKLKFEDKLAAKAARDPAFTYSVVRPTAFFKSQGGQVETVKKGNPYVMFGDGKFCACKPICEEDLASFIADCIFDQEKANKVLPIGGTGKALTPLDQGEMLFRLPGREPRFIKVPIRIMDGVIWVIDGLAKVFPGLEDAAEFGKIGRYYASESTLVLDPETGEYSDEKTPSYGTDTLEQFFD, translated from the exons ATGGCCGCCCTTCTCCTCTCCTCTCGCCTCCCCACCAGCACGGCCACCGCCTCCATCGCAGCTCCCCGCCCCACACCGTGCTCCCTCTCCTGTCCCCTCACAGCCGCCAAGGCTTGCCGCCGCGGGGGCTGTATCCTCGCCTCCTCCGCGACGTCACCACCGAGGGCCTCCCCGGCCGCGGCCCAGCCTTTCCGTTCCCTGCCCCCCTCCGAGACCACCATCGTCGTCACGGGCGCCATGGGCTACATCGGCCGCTTTGTCGTCCGCGAGCTGCTCCGCCGCGGCcaccccgtcgtcgccgtcacccgGCCCCGCAGCGGCATCCGCGGCAAAAACTCCCGTGAGGAGGTTGTCTCCGACCTCGCCCCCGCCCGCGTCGTCTTCTCCGATGTCACCGACCCAGGCGCCCTCCTCGCAGACCTCTCGGGATATTGTCCCATACACGCCGTGGTCTGCTGCCtcgccagcggcggcggcggggtgcaggACTCGTGGCGCGTGGACTACCGCGCCACGCTCCACACCCTCCAGGCCGCGCGCAGCCTCGGCGCCGCCCACTTCGTCTTC ctcTCCGCCGTCTGCGTCCAGAATCCGCTCCTCGAGTTCCAGCACGCCAAGCTCAAGTTCGAGGACAAGCTCGCCGCCAAGGCGGCCCGGGACCCGGCCTTCACCTACAGCGTCGTCCGCCCCACCGCCTTCTTCAAGAGCCAGGGCGGCCAGGTCGAAACCGTCAAGAAGGGCAATCCCTACGTCATGTTTGGCGACGGAAAGTTCTGCGCTTGCAAGCCTATCTGCGAGGAGGATCTCGCCTCCTTCATCGCGGATTGCATCTTCGACCAGGAAAAGGCTAACAAGGTGCTTCCAATTGGAGGGACGGGGAAGGCCCTCACGCCGCTGGACCAAGGGGAGATGCTGTTCCGGCTGCCCGGGCGTGAACCCAGGTTCATCAAGGTGCCCATTCGGATCATGGATGGTGTCATCTGGGTGATCGATGGATTGGCCAAGGTGTTCCCGGGGCTGGAGGATGCCGCTGAGTTCGGCAAAATTGGGAGGTACTATGCGTCGGAGAGCACGCTAGTGCTCGATCCCGAGACCGGGGAGTACAGCGACGAGAAGACGCCGAGTTATGGCACAGACACGCTCGAGCAGTTCTTCGATTAG